A region of Paucidesulfovibrio longus DSM 6739 DNA encodes the following proteins:
- a CDS encoding DMT family transporter — translation MRILLLGTLAALFFSATFVLNRAMSLAGGPWVWSASLRYFWMLGLLGGGLLLSGRGPLLADALRLYVRHWRFWTLAGSVGFGCFYALITFSSTLAPGWVVAATWQTTILATPLVLLAFGRRVPLRALLLTGIIFAGIVLVNLEQTDNAPVSQVLLGALPVLLAAFAYPFGNQLVWEAQSGGSRRIPALNETPEALRVMADPFCRVLLLTLGSLPLWAALLAATCPPPPEPGQLLNTFLVAVFSGVLATSLFLAARHRARSSAQLAAVDCTQSMEVIFSLAGEITLLGAGLPGPLGWTGISLTMLGLVLYIRVQNIR, via the coding sequence ATGCGCATACTGCTTCTCGGAACCCTGGCCGCGCTGTTCTTCAGCGCCACCTTCGTGCTCAACCGGGCCATGAGCCTTGCGGGCGGGCCTTGGGTCTGGTCCGCGAGCCTGCGGTATTTCTGGATGCTCGGCCTGCTCGGCGGCGGGCTGCTGCTTTCCGGGCGCGGCCCTCTCCTGGCGGACGCCCTGCGGCTCTACGTCCGGCACTGGCGCTTCTGGACCCTGGCGGGCAGCGTGGGGTTCGGCTGCTTCTACGCGCTGATCACGTTCAGCTCGACCCTCGCTCCGGGCTGGGTCGTGGCCGCCACCTGGCAGACCACCATCCTGGCCACGCCCCTCGTGCTGCTCGCCTTTGGTCGGCGCGTGCCCCTGCGCGCCCTGCTGCTGACGGGCATCATCTTTGCTGGCATCGTGCTCGTGAACCTGGAGCAGACGGACAACGCTCCGGTTTCCCAGGTGCTGCTCGGCGCCCTGCCCGTGCTTCTGGCCGCGTTCGCCTATCCTTTCGGAAACCAGCTCGTCTGGGAAGCCCAGAGCGGCGGCTCGCGGCGCATTCCCGCCCTGAACGAAACGCCCGAAGCCCTGCGGGTCATGGCCGATCCTTTTTGCCGCGTGCTGCTGCTGACCCTCGGCTCCCTGCCGCTCTGGGCCGCGCTCCTCGCCGCCACCTGCCCGCCGCCGCCCGAACCGGGCCAGCTCCTGAACACTTTTTTGGTGGCGGTATTCTCCGGAGTGCTGGCCACCAGCCTGTTCCTGGCGGCGCGGCACCGCGCCCGCAGCTCGGCGCAGCTCGCGGCCGTGGATTGCACCCAGTCCATGGAGGTGATTTTCTCCCTGGCAGGGGAAATCACCCTGCTCGGCGCGGGACTGCCCGGCCCTCTCGGCTGGACCGGAATCAGCCTGACCATGCTGGGACTGGTGCTGTACATTCGCGTGCAGAATATTCGTTGA
- a CDS encoding DUF362 domain-containing protein — MPSNVYFWNLRASMKSPFAKRIAKLLRATGAAEHVNPGDLTAVKLHFGEEGTTTFLRPIWVRAVLDYIRAAGGRPFLTDASTLYVGHRGEAVSHALLAQRHGFDGLALGAPVIVADGLKGQHQVAVPVHGKRIETAYIAGDIHAADWFVSLNHFKGHELAGYGGALKNIGMGCASKQGKMQQHLTTGPSLNRDDCIGCGLCVTACAAEALALDGPKGEGRITIDQERCVGCGGCFLACKSGGLVIDWRTNVGEFLERMMDYAKAVLEPKGRPCLHVNFVVDVIPECDCAGYSDAPLCPDIGVLASLDPVAVDQASLDLVNRAPASSPSKLPLSYQPGEDKFRAVHGHVPEDFGLGYAEEIGLGSRAYELIKT, encoded by the coding sequence ATGCCCTCGAACGTGTACTTCTGGAACCTGCGGGCGAGCATGAAATCCCCGTTCGCAAAACGCATCGCTAAGCTGCTCCGGGCCACGGGCGCGGCCGAGCACGTCAATCCGGGCGATCTGACCGCGGTCAAGCTGCATTTCGGCGAGGAAGGCACCACCACCTTCCTGCGGCCCATCTGGGTGCGCGCCGTGCTCGACTATATCCGCGCCGCCGGCGGCAGACCCTTTCTGACCGACGCGAGCACGCTCTACGTCGGCCATCGCGGCGAGGCCGTTTCCCATGCGCTGCTGGCCCAGCGCCACGGATTCGACGGCCTGGCCCTGGGCGCGCCCGTCATCGTGGCGGACGGGCTCAAGGGCCAGCACCAGGTCGCGGTGCCCGTGCACGGCAAGCGCATCGAAACCGCCTACATCGCGGGCGACATCCACGCCGCGGACTGGTTCGTGAGCCTGAACCACTTCAAGGGACACGAACTGGCGGGCTACGGAGGCGCGCTCAAGAACATCGGCATGGGCTGCGCCAGCAAGCAGGGCAAGATGCAGCAGCACCTGACCACCGGCCCGTCCCTGAACCGCGACGACTGCATCGGCTGCGGCCTCTGCGTCACGGCCTGCGCCGCCGAGGCCCTGGCCCTGGACGGGCCCAAGGGCGAGGGGCGCATCACCATCGACCAGGAACGCTGCGTGGGCTGCGGCGGCTGTTTCCTGGCCTGCAAGAGCGGCGGCCTGGTCATCGACTGGCGCACCAACGTGGGCGAATTCCTGGAGCGGATGATGGACTACGCCAAGGCCGTGCTGGAACCCAAGGGCCGCCCCTGCCTGCACGTCAACTTCGTGGTGGACGTCATTCCCGAATGCGACTGCGCGGGCTACTCGGACGCGCCGCTCTGCCCGGACATCGGCGTGCTGGCCTCGCTCGACCCGGTGGCCGTGGATCAGGCCTCCCTGGATCTGGTCAACCGGGCTCCGGCCTCCAGCCCGAGCAAGCTGCCCCTTTCCTACCAGCCCGGCGAGGACAAGTTCCGCGCGGTGCATGGCCACGTGCCCGAAGATTTCGGACTGGGATATGCCGAAGAAATCGGCCTGGGCAGCCGCGCGTATGAGCTGATCAAGACGTGA